The sequence TTCCTCCTGGTCGCCGCCACGGTCTGGTACCTGGCGGCGACCATCCATTCGCACTGGGCCGAGCTTCGCGACTTCGACTGGCGGGCGGACCCCGCCCTGCTGGCGGCGAGCGTCGTGGCGCACGTGCTGGTGCTGGCGTGGGGGGTGTGGGTGTGGAGCCGCGTGCTGCGCCACTTCGAGCATCCGCCGGTGCGGCTGGGGGCGCTGCAGCGCATCTGGTTCCTTTCCAACCTGGCGCGCTACGTTCCCGGCAAGGTCTTCCAGTTCATCGCCGTCGCGCAGCTCAGCAGGTCCGCCGGGCTCTCCGGAGCCGTGCTGCTGACCTCCATGCTGGTGCACACGGGCATGTCGCTGCTGTCGGCCGTGGTCGTCGCGTCGTGGACGGTCACGGGGGGCATCTTCCGCGGCGTGGACCCACTCTGGCCGGCCCTCGCGCTCTCCGCGGGCGCCGTGCTGGCCGTGCACCCGGCCTTCCTCAACCGCCTGCTCTCCGCCATCCCGCGCCTGCTGAAGCGCGACGTGATCCGCTGGAACGGCGGCTGGGGGGACGGGCTGGTGCTGCTGGCGCTTTCGGTGGTGAGCTGGCTGCTGTACGGCGCGGCCTATCACCTGTTCATCGCGTCGCTGATCGACGTGCCGTGGTCGCTGATGCCCGCGCTGACCGGGGTGA is a genomic window of Longimicrobium sp. containing:
- a CDS encoding lysylphosphatidylglycerol synthase domain-containing protein — translated: MKRSPALRRAVAFLLVAATVWYLAATIHSHWAELRDFDWRADPALLAASVVAHVLVLAWGVWVWSRVLRHFEHPPVRLGALQRIWFLSNLARYVPGKVFQFIAVAQLSRSAGLSGAVLLTSMLVHTGMSLLSAVVVASWTVTGGIFRGVDPLWPALALSAGAVLAVHPAFLNRLLSAIPRLLKRDVIRWNGGWGDGLVLLALSVVSWLLYGAAYHLFIASLIDVPWSLMPALTGVNALSFVFGYVSPLPGGAGLREVSMKMLLEPYMASGVAAVLAIAARLWTIAAELLGGAAAVMLARRSAAPMRADASSGDVPIPPQP